The genomic DNA CATGGATGCATATTTAAAGACTGGTCTAAACCTCATTTCATAAGCATAATCAAAGGttcaataaaaacatatacCTTTCATTTAGAAATCAAGCAAACACAATTTAGCAAAACTAACCTGGATAACTGAAGGATGGCTCATGGGAGATACGCTTGCTGTTTccaaaattggacaattttgcaATGAGCTTCTTTCCTTTAAGTATAATCTTCACATTTTGAGGATTGAAGTCTCGATAAATTACTTTCAGGCTGTGCAAGTGTTCAAGAACACAAGCCATATCCCTACACAATATCAAGagcccaaaaaaatattagttgtaATGAAAAAGTATTATGAACTGAACTAAAGATATACTTTGAAACCTAAATTAACCTCATTAAATCTCGCACAACAGGTGAGAGAACGCCCaaagcttcccacaaaacaTTACCATCCAGTGGAACCTCTAAATACTCTTTAGTTGAGTTTTTTTCCTGTACTTTCTCTTTACAGAAGATCACCAAATCTTCTAGATCACACATCCATGGCTCCAAACCGAAGTAAGCATAATTCTTGTCATAGTCATAGCTATATAAACGGATGATTCCTCTGTCTTGGTCTAATGCATTGCTGATATATATCTCATTCATAATATTGTACAGCACAGATTCAGATACACCAACCCGTTTCACCGCCACTGCACGCTCGGGATGACAAAACCCCTCAAACACTGAAGGATCTTTACCATttgcaatcttcttcttcgtaatGAACATTCTTCTACCAATGCTTTTACCATCTTTTTCATGGAGAAATTCGGTCCAACGAGCATTTAAAAGCTTTTCAACTTCGCTATCAAACTCTCCAACATTCTCTGGTGCATCCTGGAGGAGATTTTGTGACTTCTTCTCGAGAGTATCTGAAGTACCTGGTGAAGGATGTGGTGAGGTATCTGGTGAAAGTGGTGGTGAAAGTGGTGGTGAAGGATCTGGTAAAGGTGGTGGTGAAAGTGGTCGTGTGAAGGATCTGGTAAAGGTGGTGGTGAAGGTGGTGGTGAAGTATGTGGTGCAGTCTTTATACCAACAtcctctctttgtttcttttctgaGTTGCTGTCCCTCAATGAAACAACTGCTTTCTGAGACAGTGGTGGTGAAGTCTTTATAACAACAtcctctctttgtttcttttctgaGTTGCTGTCCCTCAATGAAACAACTGCTTTCCGAGACGAAAGGAAAATCCTCTTAGTCTTACACGAAAGAGCAACCATAAGGAAGGAGAAAAGAGAAACCACAGTAAAAAACAACTCCATATAAGATGCTGAGCATATTGGTTTCCCTGATTGATCCATTAAATACAGCGTCCACCCACGATCAAGTATAATCAACGAATCCATATGTTCACTGTTCAGAagacaagaaaatcaaaaggttatTGAGCAACTCTACacattatatatagaaatatcgACATTCAGTCAATTTTGCTTAAAGCTAAATCGAAATTGAACCTAGAAACAAAGCAGCGCCTAAAGAATTGTTTCAATCAATTACAAACTAGAAAGAATCAATCAATTAcaattctttgttttcaaactttTGAACACATATATAACAACTCTTTCAAAAAGAGGATAGAGACACTCACGGATACTGCAAGAGTGATCTGCCTGCAGGTCGATCCACGTAAAGCTCTTCAGAAAATCCCAATACCGACGTCCATGATGattataataatatgaaaactaaTACATGGGGGAGGAACCGACATCTCCGCATCATCTGGATCATTTGGACATGAAGTGACTCCGAGTCACTCAGATTTGAGTAGGCACTGGTAGCAGCGGTCAACAGTTTCTTCAATATTGACTTCCCAGCCATTAACGGGGTTTTTCTTTTCACTCCCAAGTCAGCCTACGACAGCAGAAAAACACAGTCAAATTTAATGGAACGAATCCTTCTTCAGGATGTTAAATGGGTCTTTGTTTTACTCCTAAGAAAACGAATGCCacacaaagaaaacaatcaacttAATAAAACGAATCCTTCTTCAGCATATTAAGCTAAGTGAACAGGTATTTTAAGCAAAAAAAGAGGTTATTTAGAGGAGACGACAAGAATACTAGAGGCTAAAGAACAAGTATTATAGAACACTATAATCATTCCCCAAGTCAATGTGGATCAATCAAGAAACCTTTCTCGAGTTTAGCAGATAAGGCATTATCAATAAATGAACATAGAGAGACCTAGAATGTGCCAGAATGCAGGTGACAAATAAGGTAACATGTGCTGTAAGAACTCGGTATATGACCAGTAAAGCACAGAGCGCAGCTATGAAAGATTATGATTACAAGGATAATACTTAAAACTGACCTTGATTTCAATTGGTTCACTGCTGCATAAGAAACTTGACAGTACATTAGTGACACTGGCAGGAAAGTTAAGCTGAGGGATAAATTTTAGAGCTTGATTTATGTAGTAGATATAG from Camelina sativa cultivar DH55 chromosome 7, Cs, whole genome shotgun sequence includes the following:
- the LOC104704379 gene encoding serine/threonine-protein kinase/endoribonuclease IRE1b-like, which produces MDSLIILDRGWTLYLMDQSGKPICSASYMELFFTVVSLFSFLMVALSCKTKRIFLSSRKAVVSLRDSNSEKKQREDVVIKTSPPLSQKAVVSLRDSNSEKKQREDVDPSPPLSPPLSPDTSPHPSPGTSDTLEKKSQNLLQDAPENVGEFDSEVEKLLNARWTEFLHEKDGKSIGRRMFITKKKIANGKDPSVFEGFCHPERAVAVKRVGVSESVLYNIMNEIYISNALDQDRGIIRLYSYDYDKNYAYFGLEPWMCDLEDLVIFCKEKVQEKNSTKEYLEVPLDGNVLWEALGVLSPVVRDLMRDMACVLEHLHSLKVIYRDFNPQNVKIILKGKKLIAKLSNFGNSKRISHEPSFSYPGSKDWRENKIRNKTINISKVKAIPEAYHLISHLLKHEPHLRLSASEALLHPMFWDAKMWLSFLHDASDLFQSAGIKSKTMSDLYSRRGEELVGSKSDGLDQFFAGKYPRLLMVTYEVVSFHYKGYPSWKKYLKQFKQATKKSCDTVVIYDSFET